The Tubulanus polymorphus chromosome 3, tnTubPoly1.2, whole genome shotgun sequence nucleotide sequence TAATAATGAGTCCATTGGTGAATTATAATGCCTATAGTAAAATAATACAAAGGCCATAATtactttatttaaattttccgatttatgaaattatgaatatatttttcctAGCCTTATGAACTTACTAGGAGTTTCCGGATTTTGAATTGTCGTTGTGGCCCCACGCATGTCAATGATGAGTTTAGCCCCTCGGTCCTTCTCCCTAAAAAATAACAAGATTTATCCACATGATTATCCATAGAATACTAGGATAAGACTAGGATGAAATGTCcattctgaaatgaaatgataatcTGACAGCTATGAGAGTCAGGCAAGGTTACTTTGAATCAAGTCAAATTCTGACAACAGACATAAACACTATGTACTAACGGTAACATTAACTTGATTCAACAATTCCCGTCTAATTGATTATTGATAACAAATCGAATGTCAGAAGCTATAGCACTTAATACTATAATTACCACGAGAACCGCCTTTATAAGCTTCTATTGCTACACGACACTGCAGCTTTGAGAACATGATAAAGATCAGGTTTTTAAACTAACAAGGTTTTGATacattgaattgattaattgaCGTAAGTAGGATTGACTAACCTTTGATTAAAGGGGCGGACTCTAACAGCAACTTTTACCCTGAAATGAGAAGGTAATTCATGAACGAAATGTCAAGATCGAAGATAATTTTGGTCAAACAATCATCATTAAGAGGACTGGTTATCAGGTTAGTGCCAAAACCTACTCTCACAAGTTCCAAACCTCAGCTCAGATACACTCGAACGTCGACAGTGGGAGGAATGAGAGAAAGTATTCAGCGCAAAGAAGATTTTATTCTAAATCGAATTGAAGCTAAAAACACCAATTCAAAAAAGAGCCAAGGATCAGACCAGTCCAAAAAAGGAAACGTTTTACTTACGATTCGTCACCCATCTGCCTTTCTTTAATACACAATCACTATTAATTCGTAAATTCCACAATTTCAATCCACACCACACACGTTTTATAATGTTGCTTTTAATGgctattcattttttatttacagttcataaagaaacagttcACAAGGTGAACCGCGGCAAGACCTGTCAGTCAGTCACTGTGTACTGTTTAAACCTGTTGTTCTCGTTGTTAGCGTAGCGGGTAGAGTACTGTGGTAATCCGTACTGTAACGACGTCGAACTGTCACACTGAAGCAGGTGTCACTTCCGTGTTTACAGTTAGACTGGTTATCGGTCACTACctgcaggtggcgcagaattagacaggcgaccagtctatgTTTACAGTCGTCATCACAAAATGAAGACTGGTAATATTGAACGTGTGAACCGCCGTAGTGACTAGGCAGCACTAATACCAGTAACAGGGTCTAATTCTAAAATAATGTTAAATCACTGATGATCAATTACATTTTCAGTGGTATGAAACAAGTATGAATTTATCCACATACTAAACAATTTAGTTGATTGAAGTTAATTTAAATTTAGTACTTTCGGTGAACCTCCGTGCCAGGAAATGTGGACCTCCACCAGGTGGTGGGTTAGTCGGAAAAACAACACATGCGACGTATTTCttctgatttttcattttttctataaaaaaacAGGTAATGTACATGAAACTGGTAGCTTTCTGGTAATGATGTTAAGTTAAGATAAGAATATATGTATTCATTTACGGGTAAATCGATTAAATATTCGTTTTTATGACGCAAACGATGGTTGTTCACAGAATTTCCAGAAagagaattttgatgaaacctGTCCTAACCTTTTTCATTTGTAGGGgcctaaaataaaatggcaaaGAGTATTCGTAGTAAGAGAAAGAGACAAATGAGAAATATAAAGCGAGTGAAAAATGCGCCGAAGGAATTGAAACGATTGAAGAAATGTTTAGAACTTGGACTCGGTGAAGAAACTGCTCTTCCTACCAGGCAACCCGGTTCAGAAGATGTTGAGATGAAAGATCAACAGTATACTGGTAATttatctttctatttcatctttGAGTCAAATTTTGTGTAAACGTtaagaaataatgataaacgattttttttctgaatagtTGTTGATGCAAAGCAAGTTCGGAAGAAGTCCGAAGCTAAACAAAAAGGTACGTATCACATATGCTAGTCGTGTACTACTAGCAACTACCGTACTGTAGCCATTGAGAACTCGATCCCAATCAGATGTTCGAAAATAGTGCATGGATTTATACGTGTATGTTTAGTTGTGGTTAGGCGACAATATTCAAGCACTACTTTGACTTTGGGGCGGATTCCACTTGCAATGGAACCAACCTCTATAATTCtctgaaataaatcaatacaaatCTATAAGATGCATCATTTAAGCAGTTTACATGAATTGGTATCTTGAATTATGCCGAATTAAATAGACTTTATCCGAATCGCTTCTATTTGctttttttagccttaacCGAAGTCCAACTGGAACGAAAAAGTATCAAATCCAAAGATGGCTGCAGCAAAACGCTTCTGGATAAAAATGGACATTATCCTCCATGGATGAACTCGcggaaaattaaaaaacataaacAGAATATGCACAACAAGAACAGCAAAAAGAAATTGACGAAAGGCAAAGGATTGGCATGGTAAAAGGATCCTAAGCATTTGCGAAATGAGTGTGTATATATACCTGTAAATAAAGTCAAGGATACTAAAGCTGTAGTACATGTGTCTTGAGAAATGTTTCTGATCTttcataataaatcaattccaTTCAactttttgaataaatgtacTTTATACTGGTCGCTGTGGCAAGGAAACTCGACATCTTTTTTccatgaattgtttataaaGATGAAGTCACCCTATAGTAATTCTCAACCAACCTTACTCTTCTGCAGTCCGACTATGAGCAAtccaaatacattttcatataCAACTCTAATCAAGGAATTTGGATGTTTGTCCCCaagaaaaatc carries:
- the LOC141901942 gene encoding protein LLP homolog, with the protein product MAKSIRSKRKRQMRNIKRVKNAPKELKRLKKCLELGLGEETALPTRQPGSEDVEMKDQQYTVVDAKQVRKKSEAKQKALTEVQLERKSIKSKDGCSKTLLDKNGHYPPWMNSRKIKKHKQNMHNKNSKKKLTKGKGLAW